CTCCCAGCGGGCGTTGCCGATCGTGTGCCCGGAGTTGGCGACCTCCAGCCGCGCGAGGTGCTCGATGTCGGCTTCGACGGCGTTGGCGAAGCGGCGCAGCAGCCGCGCGCGGTCGCCGGGGGTCACGTCGCGCCACGCCGGGAACGCCGCCTGCGCGCGGGCGATCGCCGCGTCCGTCTCCTCGGCGGTGGTCAGCGGGACCGTCCGCACCACCTCCTCGGTGGCGGGGTTCAGGACGTCGAAACTGCTGGTCATTCCCTCTCCTTGCTCGCTTCGACGAGGGCCGCGAAGAGCCGGACGTCGTCGCTGTCCTGCTCGGGGTGCCACTGCACGCCCAGGGTGAACTCACCGGGCACCTCGGCGGCCTCGATCGTGCCGTCGGCGGCCCAGCCGACCGCTTCGAGCCCGGTCCCGAGCCGGTCGATCGCCTGGTGGTGGTAACAGAGGGTCTTCGTCTCCGGCCCCAGGATCCCGGCCGCGATGCTGCCCTCGGCCAGTGTGACGGTGCCCCGGCCGAACGTCGCGGGCGCGGGCTGGTGCTCGGTGGTGCTCGCGCTTTCGGGCAGGTGCTGGGCGAGCGTGCCGCCGAGGGCGACGCTCATCACCTGCAGGCCACGGCACACGCCGAGGACTGGTTTGCGCTGTCGCCGGGCCGCGGCGAACAGGCCGAACTCGAAGTCGTCGCGCCCGGGCCGGGTGTAGGTCGCCGGGTGCGGCTCGTGGCCGTAGCGCCCCGGCTCGACGTCCGCGCCGCCGGTGAGCACCAGGCCGTCCACAGTGGACATCAGCGGGTCGTGCGCGTCGGACACCGGGGGCAGCAGCACCGGGATGCCGCCGGCCGCGACCACGCAGTCGACGTAGACCCGGTGCAGCAGCACGGCTTCGGTCTCCCAGACCAGGAACTTCGCGGGTTCGAGGTAGCTGGTGAGGCCGATGACGGGCTTAGAGCCGTTCGAAGCCACGGACGAGCTCCCAGTCGGTGACGGCGGCGTTGTAGGCGTCCACCTCGATCTTCGCCGCGTTCAGGTAGTGCTCGACGACGTCCTCGCCGAACGCTTCGCGCGCCAGCTCGCTCCCCGCGAGCGCCGCGGCGGCCTCGGGCAGCGTGGTCGGCACCGTGGCGCGGTCGGAGTGGTAGGCGTTGCCGGTGAAGGGTTCTTCCAGCTCCAGCTCGTTCTCGATGCCGTGCAGGCCGGCGGCGATCAGCGCGGCGACGGCCAGGTACGGGTTGACGTCCCCGCCCGGCACGCGGTTCTCGACGCGCAGCGACTCGCCGTGGCCGACGACGCGCAGCGCGCAGGTGCGGTTGTCGGTGCCCCACGCGATCGCGGTCGGCGCGAAGCTGCCGGGCACGAACCGCTTGTAGGAGTTGACGTTCGGGGCGAAGAAGTACGTCAGCTCGTGCAGCCCGGCGAGCTGGCCGGCGAGGAACTGCTCCATCAGCGTCGAGAAGCCGTGCTCGTTCTCCCCCGCCAGCACGGCGCGGCCCTCGGTGGAGCGCAGGCTGATGTGGATGTGGCAGGAGTTGCCCTCGCGCTCGTTGTACTTCGCCATGAACGTGAGGCTCTTGCCCTCCTGCGCCGCGATCTCCTTGGCGCCGTTCTTGTAGACGCTGTGGTTGTCGCAGGTGCTCAGCGCGTCGGTGTAGCGGAAGGCGATCTCCTGCTGGCCGGGGTTGCACTCGCCCTTGGCGGACTCGGGGTAGAGCCCGGCGCCGGCCATGTCGTTGCGGATGCGGCGCAGCAGCGGCTCCAGCCGCGCGGTGCCGAGCATCGAGTAGTCGA
This genomic window from Amycolatopsis mongoliensis contains:
- a CDS encoding gamma-glutamyl-gamma-aminobutyrate hydrolase family protein, which translates into the protein MASNGSKPVIGLTSYLEPAKFLVWETEAVLLHRVYVDCVVAAGGIPVLLPPVSDAHDPLMSTVDGLVLTGGADVEPGRYGHEPHPATYTRPGRDDFEFGLFAAARRQRKPVLGVCRGLQVMSVALGGTLAQHLPESASTTEHQPAPATFGRGTVTLAEGSIAAGILGPETKTLCYHHQAIDRLGTGLEAVGWAADGTIEAAEVPGEFTLGVQWHPEQDSDDVRLFAALVEASKERE
- a CDS encoding glutamine synthetase family protein encodes the protein MARRRGMLTLDELRARVDAGTIHTVLVAITDMQGRLQGKRCSAEYFLDEVVGHATEACNYLLAVDVDMNTVDGYALSSWDSGYGDFVLRPDLETLREIPWHEGTALVLADVERVQGGPVSVSPRQILRRQLDRLAERGLAAFVGTELEFIVFDDTYEAAWDKRYHGLKPANQYNVDYSMLGTARLEPLLRRIRNDMAGAGLYPESAKGECNPGQQEIAFRYTDALSTCDNHSVYKNGAKEIAAQEGKSLTFMAKYNEREGNSCHIHISLRSTEGRAVLAGENEHGFSTLMEQFLAGQLAGLHELTYFFAPNVNSYKRFVPGSFAPTAIAWGTDNRTCALRVVGHGESLRVENRVPGGDVNPYLAVAALIAAGLHGIENELELEEPFTGNAYHSDRATVPTTLPEAAAALAGSELAREAFGEDVVEHYLNAAKIEVDAYNAAVTDWELVRGFERL